The Corticium candelabrum chromosome 18, ooCorCand1.1, whole genome shotgun sequence genome includes a region encoding these proteins:
- the LOC134193978 gene encoding krev interaction trapped protein 1-like, whose product MNETADPLDNPCPQLRVVAAFLRRKGTDDDIVPLKTARYEPKNYELLMLSRPETPLVESRGFPLGPVKYGEDPARTVQREMFSWGKRLQEQNGLEQRGLRAKRAIFVLCLGATNDDGDSDRSSLSMLYILPVSQADTAFIQHLQHGTFKLQFYCLQETLTKVIRNEVVATPATKAMLSSLDKYLRDQHNIPFALQSMFLGNIRKRLKAAVISPLFMRQKPTVNIVHPDDTGSGDEEGAYVEIGRQPAPWTEDTLKLPDIKPKDRANLYFVNTLFGTGNQAMNKVNVFIVNKYFGRGVPDYSQIKVEKKKKKWEMEVPSNGGLDWVDEFPLHRAACEGTVVGVLSLINEGYDANQPDTDTWTPLHYAAWYGYGPVVKALIAEGLAKPTTVNENGSTPLHLAASTGRPEVVQILLLNSSVNKDARDNGGRSPVDLCEECKMNDWEVAIMLLRGDAVDIGHAYRVAAEAAAAMGKGAAAAKTRRYQKIADKTEKKVKVEVLDGTSKTYALEKGNESTTRDILEYVYKDINLAEDCRFVFGLWIMSPSLQWELSEDHKVISHVKQWPQLIDQLTDSDPENETPTLCLKRTCVMSKSQERKVKDPKAIQLLFAEAQHLVLSSGYVCNEDDAVYLGGIAMQLAFGNHNSELHKPGCLRDSLDKFVPEKLITTQNAAELEERVLLEHADISKRELDDVKLLHLLYLQHCRHWPIYGSTFFRGNIQPKTSLLHRRTRTPVRIGVNMNGIHVVNQMTNQLILSVSYDTLEWNADNASGEFHLGNQDGTIDMVIYTRQTALLSGLVRAIEHHNETEKQQEQVARIASETKQFVSARAQDNQARHRSSGIQPGVKGVSRERRVWKNQQPVPQGDYKSWKVRTEQEEAARLEITRGFGYIQNDRRNTLAEMTFDKFAQDGAAGKEVDCEKFNQLCYEFGLFMSDEDVIGAQQMMGTEKFGFKEFVTWWSQAKRKWLFLLDDHALRQRQRATKMFRRFETSNGFLAHSRITELLDHMNSINGVTLPAGGDTYECQYILETLTLDTGKLDFNEYIDWLAVWDCIPDKAWATCPPVIRESGLIAAEPTEFADTH is encoded by the exons ATGAACGAGACTGCAGACCCTCT TGACAACCCATGCCCTCAACTGCGAGTTGTGGCCGCATTTTTGCGTCGGAAAGGAACGGATGACGACATTGTTCCGCTGAAGACTGCACGATATGAGCCGAAGAATTATGAGCTGCTGATGCTGAGCCGGCCGGAGACGCCGTTGGTTGAGTCCCGCGGGTTTCCGCTCGGACCCGTGAAGTATGGCGAGGATCCGGCGAGAACTGTGCAGCGCGAGATGTTTAGCTGGGGGAAGCGACTGCAGGAGCAAAACGGCTTGGAACAACGAGGATTGAGAG ccAAGAGGGCAatctttgtgttgtgtttgggAGCAACGAACGATGATGGAGATAGTGATCGTTCATCACTGTCTATGCTTTATATTCTACCAGTGTCTCAAGCTG ATACTGCTTTCATTCAGCATCTTCAACATGGAACGTTCAAGCTGCAGTTCTACTGTCTTCAGGAAACACTTACAAAAGTCATTCGTAATGAAGTTGTTGCCACACCAGCGACAAAAGCAATGTTATCTAGTTTGGACAA ATATCTTCGTGATCAGCATAATATCCCTTTTGCTCTACAATCGATGTTTCTTGGAAACATCAGAAAGAGACTGAAAGCTGCAGTCATTAGTCCTCTCTTTATGCGACAGAAACCGACAGTAAACATTGTCCACCCTGATGATACAGGATCAGGAGATGAGGAAGGAGCTTATGTAGAGATTGGACGTCAACCTGCACCTTGGACTGAAGACACACTGAAGCTGCCAGATATAAAGCCAAAAGACAGAGCAAATCTCTACTTTGTGAACACTCTGTTTGGTACTGGAAACCAGGCAATGAATAAG GTGAATGTGTTTATTGTAAATAAGTATTTTGGACGTGGAGTTCCTGACTACTCTCAAATCAAAGTtgagaaaaagaagaagaaatggGAGATGGAAGTTCCTAGCAATGG GGGCCTTGATTGGGTTGACGAGTTTCCATTGCATCGTGCAGCTTGTGAGGGAACAGTCGTTGGTGTTTTGTCTTTAATCAATGAGGGATACGATGCCAACCAAccagacacagacacgtgGACTCCCCTTCATTACGCAGCATG GTACGGTTACGGCCCTGTTGTTAAGGCTTTGATTGCTGAAGGACTCGCCAAACCAACTACTGT GAACGAGAATGGATCAACACCTCTGCATTTGGCTGCGAGTACTGGCCGTCCAGAAGTGGTACAAATTCTCTTGCTTAATTCATCTGTGAATAAG GATGCCAGGGACAACGGTGGACGCAGTCCAGTTGATTTGTGTGAGGAATGTAAGATGAATGATTGGGAAGTTGCAATTATGTTGCTGAGGGGTGACGCt GTTGACATTGGACATGCATATCGTGTAGCGGCTGAGGCAGCAGCTGCTATGGGCAAGGGTGCTGCAGCAGCTAAAACGAGAAGATACCAGAAAATAGCTGACAAG ACTGAGAAGAAAGTAAAGGTTGAGGTACTGGATGGCACTAGCAAAACATATGCTCTTGAGAAAGGAAACGAATCGACAACCAGGGACATACTAGAG TATGTCTACAAAGACATCAACCTGGCTGAAGATTGTCGGTTTGTGTTTGGCTTATGGATCATGTCACCAAGCTTGC AATGGGAGTTATCCGAAGATCACAAAGTTATCTCTCACGTGAAACAGTGGCCACAACTGATTGACCAATTAACAGACAGCGATCCAGAAAACGAGACACCGACACTTTGTCTAAAACGCACGTGTGTTATGTCAAAGAGCCAAGAACGCAAAGTCAAGGATCCAAAGGCAATACAGCTGCTCTTTGCTGAA GCTCAACATCTGGTCCTGTCGTCAGGGTATGTTTGTAATGAGGATGATGCTGTGTATTTGGGGGGAATTGCTATGCAG CTTGCGTTTGGAAATCACAACTCAGAACTTCATAAACCGGGGTGCCTCAG AGATTCATTGGACAAATTTGTGCCAGAAAAATTGATAACGACACAGAATGCGGCAGAACTAGAAGAAAGAGTTCTTCTTGAACACGCTGACATTTCCAAACGAGAGTTGGACGACGTTAAA CTACTCCATTTGCTTTACTTGCAACACTGTCGGCATTGGCCCATTTACGGATCAACATTCTTTAGAGGAAACATCCAACCAAAG acGAGTTTGTTGCATCGGAGAACGCGAACTCCTGTTCGAATTGGAGTCAATATGAATGGCATTCACGTTGTTAATCAAATGACAAAT CAACTCATTCTAAGTGTGTCCTATGATACACTTGAGTGGAATGCTGACAATGCTTCTGGAGAGTTTCATCTTGGCAATCAAGATGGCACGATAGACATGGTGATTTACACACGCCAGACAGCACTCCTTAGTGGACTAGTGAGAGCCATTGAACATCACAATGAGACAGAAAAGCAACAGGAGCAAGTAGCTCGGATTGCAAGTGAAACCAAACAG TTTGTGTCTGCTCGAGCTCAAGATAATCAAGCACGTCATCGAAGTTCAGGAATTCAACCCGGAGTAAAGGGAGTTTCTAGAGAGAGGAGAGTTTGGAAAAACCAGCAGCCAGTACCTCAGGGAGACTACAAGTCATGGAAAGTGAGGACAGAGCAGGAAGAAGCAGCCAGGCTAGAAATTACACGAGGATTTgg GTATATCCAGAATGACAGAAGGAATACGTTAGCTGAAATGACATTTGATAAGTTTGCTCAG GATGGAGCAGCCGGGAAAGAAGTCGACTGTGAAAAATTCAACCAGTTGTGCTATGAG TTTGGTCTATTTATGTCTGATGAAGATGTCATTGGTGCACAGCAGATGATGGGCACAGAAAAGTTTGGCTTCAAAGAGTTTGTGACGTG GTGGTCACAGGCAAAGAGGAAATGGTTGTTCCTATTGGACGATCATGCACTGAGGCAGAGACAAAG AGCCACCAAGATGTTCCGAAGATTTGAAACGTCAAACGGCTTCCTAGCTCACAGTCGCATTACAGAGCTTCTAGATCACATGAATTCAATCAATGGAGTGACCCTCCCTGCTGGTGGTGATACATACGAGTGTCAATACA TTCTCGAGACACTGACATTAGACACCGGCAAACTGGACTT
- the LOC134193924 gene encoding uncharacterized protein LOC134193924: protein MLFAGKASVGAHACFCVMIAHLMLTHGAHDNLDSSIYGFHHVGITTSDLEKSQKFYVDVLGGSLVDDLKGNNLQGDEEMYVLFQKEILDAHARNVSLDEEKVPSVSRGGDVGLSIRFVLFDNLVVELLEFSEPGKSQVYDANYKYATAAYVNTVTVSFWVRDNVDLNDFITRLETISNQLSIGVKVNHATGNAAATTFGGSEMNVEGISVAHVVGPSGELVEFVKFTGVSRSRLATAFHSRKAVSKAFSSSTTCSSAEPLGTCLYGVHHIGVTTDDIAASLKFYSDVMGGTVLTSLTMNNVNSDGVYYSFFRQEILQASHTAADLSAAGIPDIATDGTEKCDFVFVLFSNMVIRLGRFSSRPAGDVLFNARHLSSSPAYVSSGHLTFWVKETVDLNQFVQNVEAASRNLDLKQVQGNRAVDVASASDLDKVPLSKYSYSISGTLTNFDGLTYTYIKGPSGEQLEFLQLTGKANDAFRTAFCDRDAVSTAYSRNNCPHDASDEDKKEQHEGEEEEEDEGNTDTVILAIMCCMAFLVAVIVVVSVCYCHYQRPTQFQKL, encoded by the exons ATGCTTTTCGCAGGCAAAGCTTCCGTCGGGGCCCACGCGTGTTTTTGTGTCATGATCGCACACTTGATGCTTACTCATGGAGCGCACGACAATTTAGACTCAAGTATTTACGGATTTCATCACGTGGGCATTACGACTTCTGATCTAGAGAAATCTCAAAAATTTTACGTCGATGTTTTGGGTGGAAGTTTAGTGGATGATCTTAAGGGGAACAATCTCCAGGGTGATGAGGAAATGTATGTGCTCTTTCAGAAGGAAATATTGGATGCTCATGCGAGGAATGTGAGTTTGGATGAGGAAAAGGTGCCGAGTGTGTCTCGAGGTGGAGATGTGGGACTGAGTAttcgttttgtgttgtttgataATCTGGTGGTTGAGTTGCTGGAGTTTAGTGAGCCAGGCAAGTCACAAGTATATGATGCAAACTATAAGTATGCGACTGCAGCGTATGTCAACACGGTCACAGTTTCGTTTTGGGTGAGAGACAATGTTGATCTAAATGACTTTATTACTCGTTTGGAAACAATTTCCAATCAATTGTCAATCGGCGTCAAGGTTAATCATGCCACAGGCaatgcagctgcaacaacatttGGTGGATCAGAAATGAACGTCGAAGGGATAAGTGTTGCTCATGTCGTTGGCCCATCAGGAGAACTTGTCGAGTTCGTGAAATTCACTGGAGTATCACGATCGCGGTTGGCAACGGCTTTTCATTCAAGGAAAGCTGTTAGTAAAGCTTTTTCATCGAGTACAACGTGTTCTTCTGCTGAGCCTTTAGGAACTTGTTTGTATGGAGTTCATCATATTGGAGTGACGACGGATGATATTGCTGCTTCTTTGAAGTTTTATTCTGATGTGATGGGTGGGACTGTTCTTACATCTCTCACTATGAACAACGTGAACAGTGATGGAGTATACTACAGTTTCTTTCGGCAGGAAATTTTGCAAGCAAGTCATACAGCAGCTGATTTATCTGCAGCTGGAATACCAGATATAGCAACTGACGGAACCGAGAAATGCgactttgtgtttgttttgttttcaaACATGGTGATTCGATTGGGTCGCTTTTCTAGCAGACCAGCTGGTGATGTGCTTTTTAATGCTAGACATTTATCATCCAGTCCAGCATACGTGAGCAGTGGACACTTGACATTTTGGGTAAAGGAAACAGTCGATTTGAATCAATTCGTACAGAACGTCGAAGCTGCAAGCAGAAATCTTGACCTTAAGCAAGTGCAAGGGAATAGAGCAGTGGATGTTGCAAGTGCTAGTGACTTAGATAAAGTCCCTCTATCAAAATACAGCTACTCAATCTCTGGTACTTTGACCAACTTTGACGGCTTGACGTACACGTACATCAAGGGTCCATCTGGGGAGCAGTTGGAATTCCTCCAGTTGACGGGGAAGGCTAATGATGCATTTAGAACGGCATTCTGTGATAGAGATGCCGTATCAACAGCATATTCTAGAAACAACTGTCCACACGACGCAAGTG atgaagacaagaaagaaCAGCACGAaggcgaggaggaggaggaagacgaAGGCAATACCGATACTGTCATATTGGCTATTATGTGCTGCATGGCGTTTTTAGTTgctgtgattgttgttgtgtctgtttgctattGTCACTATCAGAGACCAACGCAATTTCAGAAGCTCTAA